From one Rosa rugosa chromosome 4, drRosRugo1.1, whole genome shotgun sequence genomic stretch:
- the LOC133743270 gene encoding glutamyl-tRNA reductase 1, chloroplastic — MAVSTSFAGAKLEALLLKASASSSSSSSSSTASYLPRPIWTRRVQRGVRCEVTASDAAVQAAQSGSSSNVSALEQLKTSAADRYTKERSSIVVIGLSIHTTPVEMREKLAIPEAEWPRAIGELCGLNHIEEAAVLSTCNRMEIYVVALSQHRGVKEVTEWMSKTSGVPVSELCEHRFLLYNGDATQHLFEVSAGLDSLVLGEGQILAQVKQVVKVGQGVVGFGRNISGLFKHAITVGKRVRTETNIAAGAVSVSSAAVELALMKLPEPSHATARMLVIGAGKMGKLVIKHLVSKGCTKMVVVNRSEERVAAIREELKGVEIIYKPLTEMLTCAAEADVIFTSTASETPLFFKEDVKDLPAVGSETGGLRLFVDISVPRNVGSCVTDVDGAKVYNVDDLKEVVAANKEDRIRKAMEAQSIITEESKQFEAWRDSLETVPTIKKLRAYAERIRVAELDKCLSKMGDDISKKTRRAVDDLSRGIVNKLLHGPMQHLRCDGSDSRTLSETLENMHALNRMFSLETEISVLEQKIRAKVEQAQK; from the exons ATGGCGGTCTCGACCAGCTTCGCCGGAGCCAAATTGGAGGCTCTTCTCTTGAAGGCCTcggcatcttcttcttcttcttcttcttcctccactgCTTCGTATTTGCCGAGGCCCATTTGGACCAGAAGGGTCCAGAGAGGAGTCAGGTGCGAAGTGACGGCCTCTGATGCTGCGGTTCAGGCTGCTCAGAGTGGCTCTTCTTCCAATGTCTCGGCTCTAGAGCAGCTCAAGACTTCTGCTGCTGACA GGTATACAAAGGAAAGAAGCAGCATTGTGGTCATTGGGCTTAGTATTCACACAACACCTGTTGAGATGCGTGAAAAACTAGCCATTCCAGAAGCAGAATGGCCTCGAGCCATTGGGGAGCTGTGTGGCTTAAATCATATAGAAGAAGCTGCTGTTCTTAGCACCTGTAACAGAATGGAGATATATGTCGTAGCTTTATCTCAGCATCGTGGTGTCAAAGAAGTGACCGAATGGATGTCAAAG ACAAGCGGAGTCCCCGTTTCTGAGCTATGCGAGCACCGGTTTCTATTGTATAACGGTGATGCTACACAACATCTCTTTGAAGTATCAGCAGGTCTCGACTCTCTTGTCCTTGGAGAAGGTCAAATTCTTGCCCAGGTGAAACAGGTTGTCAAAGTTGGGCAAGGAGTTGTTGGCTTTGGCAGGAACATCAGTGGGCTGTTCAAGCATGCAATCACTGTGGGAAAGCGTGTTAGAACTGAGACTAATATCGCTGCAGGTGCAGTTTCTGTAAGCTCTGCTGCTGTTGAACTTGCCTTGATGAAGCTTCCTGAACCCTCTCATGCTACTGCTAGAATGTTGGTGATTGGTGCGGGGAAAATGGGGAAGCTTGTGATCAAACACTTGGTATCCAAAGGTTGCACAAAGATGGTGGTTGTAAATAGGAGTGAGGAGAGAGTAGCAGCCATCCGTGAAGAACTGAAGGGTGTTGAGATAATCTACAAGCCCCTCACAGAAATGCTTACCTGTGCAGCTGAGGCAGATGTAATTTTTACAAGCACTGCATCAGAAACCCCATTATTTTTCAAAGAGGATGTGAAGGACCTTCCTGCAGTTGGTTCAGAGACTGGGGGTTTGAGGCTATTTGTCGATATTTCTGTCCCTAGGAATGTGGGCTCATGTGTTACAGATGTTGATGGTGCTAAAGTTTACAATGTTGATGACCTTAAGGAGGTTGTGGCTGCTAACAAAGAGGATCGCATCAGGAAAGCGATGGAAGCTCAATCAATTATTACTGAAGAATCGAAGCAATTTGAAGCATGGAGGGATTCATTGGAGACAGTTCCTACCATCAAGAAATTAAGAGCTTATGCAGAAAGAATCAGAGTTGCTGAGCTAGACAAATGCTTATCAAAAATGGGTGATGACATATCAAAGAAAACAAGAAGAGCTGTGGATGATCTCAGCCGAGGTATTGTGAACAAGCTCCTTCACGGTCCAATGCAGCACTTACGATGTGATGGGAGTGACAGCCGAACTTTGAGTGAGACCCTTGAGAATATGCATGCTCTTAATAGAATGTTCAGTCTTGAGACAGAAATATCTGTATTGGAGCAGAAGATTCGAGCTAAGGTGGAACAAGCCCAGAAGTAA